A DNA window from Arachis hypogaea cultivar Tifrunner chromosome 18, arahy.Tifrunner.gnm2.J5K5, whole genome shotgun sequence contains the following coding sequences:
- the LOC112772863 gene encoding coatomer subunit delta, whose product MSLYQYKDVDLLIKNGIIENWLGDRNAVAKMFNGLGVNIMYPDFNVQYSLIFQRLNAFCARCDYCNTPWKTVASIAGIFLLIQTISPELMSSLTVCGYDSHENEGLLAAFPKLIGTGKQHTYVETENVPEYSDYFEESICKCAFDLILISLGHKENVTVAQVKQYCEMESHEEKLHRQMREDKIREAKDEMKRKANEIDKNKIIKNRGDNYKGGFGPLQSMGSGIFENSFNDTSISSSGTGSRLSSDVDSFSTKSKDRI is encoded by the exons ATGTCACTGTATCAAT ACAAAGATGTAGATTTGCTTATTAAGAATGGAATAATTGAGAATTGGTTAGGTGATAGAAATGCAGTGGCCAAAATGTTCAATGGTCTTGGAGTGAACATTATGTATCCAGATTTTAATGTGCAATATTCCCTTATTTTTCAAAGGTTGAATGCTTTTTGTGCACGGTGTGATTATTGCAACACTCCATGGAAGACGGTAGCTTCTATTGCTGGAATTTTTCTGCTTATTCAGACA ATAAGTCCTGAATTGATGTCGAGTCTG ACAGTTTGTGGATATGACTCGCATGAGAATGAAGGTCTTCTAGCAGCATTTCCCAAGTTGATAGGAACTGGAAAACAACACACGTATGTTGAGACTGAGAAT GTACCTGAATATTCTGACTACTTTGAAGAAAGTATTTGCAAATGTGCATTTGACCTGATTTTAATCTCTCTTGGACACAAGGAAAATGTGACTGTTGCACAAGTTAAGCAATACTGTGAGATGGAGAGTCATGAAGAGAAGCTGCACAGACAGATGAGGGAGGACAAGATTAGAGAAGCAAAGGATGAAATGAAAAGGAAAGCTAATGAGATTGATAAAAACAAG ATTATAAAGAACAGAGGTGATAATTATAAAGGAGGTTTTGGCCCATTACAGTCAATGGGCTCGGGAATATTTGAGAATAGCTTTAATGATACAAGCATCTCCAGCAGTGGAACTGGTTCCAGATTGAGTTCTGATGTTGATTCCTTTTCTACCAAGTCTAAAG ATCGGATATAG